GTGCAGCATGCTTCCAATTACATTTCACATTAAATAATACCATATTTCTATTGCCTTTCTAAATATTTATTAGGTATTTTAAAACTACCTATAAACCATTATATGCTTTTAAAGGTATTTTGTCAATACCTAATTAACACTTTAAAGGTGTTGAAAAAAATATCTTATGGTGTACGAAACTTTAAATATTCTAGAAACAGAATTTTAATGGCAATGGCTTAAAAAGAAGTAGGGACGAGTTTTTTGTGGTACAAAAATATCCCTAACCAAAACAGATATAGGGTATTCTATAGACCTGTTAGAAAAAACTATGCAATTCCTTCAGAAAGAGTGGGTTGAAAATCAACCCGACAAAGAACCGAAAAAAGCACCTCCTAGATTAACTCTAAGAAGTGCTTTAACGATTCATCATTATTCCCAATTTTGTTGTCAAATTGTCATGTGGTCTTACATCATGGTTTTTGACATTTTATATTTCATTTTAGTACAACTTTGCCCCAGCTGGGATGTGGTTATCCACCATAAGAAGGTGAAGCTCCTCGCCGTCTCCCTCCTTAAACTCGCTCACTGCAGAAAGCAGCATGCCACAGGACTCGATGCCCATCATTGCTCTCGGTGGGAGATTGGTAATGGCAATCAGGGTCTTTCCAATCAATTCCTCTGGCTCATAAAATGCATGGATACCAGAAAGAATCGTCCTGTCTTTACCTGAACCATCATCCAAAGTAAATTGAAGAAGCTTCTTTGACTTTGGTACTGCGGCACAATCCTTTACCTTTACTGCTCTAAAGTCAGACTTACTAAAGGTTTCAAAGTCCACACTCTCTTCAAAAAGTGGCTCAATCTTGACATTACTAAAATCAATTTGATTATTTGGTGTAAAGAAGCCCGTCTTTGACTCCTCTGCTTTGTTCTCATCTGCTTCCTTTTCACTTCCCTCACCTGCTGGCTTTGACAAACTCTTCATTGTAGGGAAGAGAAGTACATCTCGAATTGCTGGTGAGTTGGTAAGAAGCATCACAAGCCTGTCGATACCATAGCCAATACCACCTGTTGGCGGCATACCAATCTCAAGGGCATTTAAGAAGTCCTCGTCGGTGTGATTGGCCTCGTCATCACCTGCTGCAAATGCTGCCTCCTGTGCGGCGAAACGCTCCCTCTGGTCAATTGGATCATTGAGCTCTGAGTAGGCATTGGCCATCTCACGGCCATAGATATAGAGCTCAAATCGCTCTACCTTTGATGGATCAGAAGGCTTTTTCTTTGTCAATGGAGAAATCTCAACCGGATGATCTGTGACAAATGTTGGCTGAATTAATTTCTCCTCAACAAATTCTTCAAAGAATAAATTTAGGATATCTCCCTTTTGGTGACGCTCCTCAAATGTAATATTTTTCTCCTTGGCAATGGCTCTTGCCTCTTCAAGGGTCTCAATGGCATCAAAGTCAACGCCTGCATATTTCTTTACAGCATCGATCATTGTGATTCGTTCAAAAGGCTTTCCCAAATCGATCATTGCCTCAGCATAAGGAATGGTTGTTGAACCGCACACCGTCTGTGCGAGATGACGAAACATTCTCTCTGTCAAATCCATCATTCCATTGTAATCCGTATAGGCCTGATATAATTCCATTAAAGTAAACTCAGGATTGTGTCTTGTGTCCACTCCTTCATTTCTAAAAACACGACCAATCTCATAGACTCTCTCAAGACCACCGACAATTAATCTCTTTAAGTAAAGCTCAAGTGAAATGCGAAGCTTCACATCCTCATCGAGGGCGTTGTAATGGGTATTAAATGGTCTAGCTGCTGCACCACCTGCGTTGCTCACTAACATTGGTGTCTCCACTTCCATAAAGTTCTCGCCATCGAGGAATTTTCTGATTTCAGAGATAATCCTTGACCTCTTGATAAATGTATCCTTTACTTCAGGATTCATAATCAAATCAACATATCTTTGGCGATATCTTGTGTCCGTATCTGTAAGACCATGGAACTTTTCTGGGAGTGGCTTTAAGCTCTTTGACAAAAGCACAACTTTTACAGCATGAATACTGCATTCTCCTGTCTTTGTCTTAAATACCGTTCCCTCAACACCAACAATGTCTCCAATATCCAACTTCTTAAAGGCAGCATACTCATCTGTTCCAATCGCATCTCTAGCGACATAAGATTGAATCTTTCCTTCTTTATCTTGGATATGGCAAAAAGAAGCCTTTCCCATAACACGCTTTGACATCAGTCGTCCTGCAATGCGCACTAGGATAGGCTCTTGACCTTCTTTTGTCTCCAATGTTTCAAAATTTTCAATAATCTCTTGGCTGTGATGGGTCACATCAAACTTTGTTATCTGATAAGGGTCATTTCCCTCGGCCTGCAAAGCTGCAAGCTTGTCTCTTCTTGCCTGAAGAATATGGTTTAACTCTTCGGTGGTAATTTCCTTTTCATTTTGCTGATTTGTATCTGCCACGCCTGTTCTCCTTTACTCTATCTATACTCTGTGGATGTCCAATACCTTGTACTTAATTGGTCCAGCCTGTGTTTCTACCTCAACAATATCGCCCACTCTCTTCTTTAAGAGTGCCCGACCTACTGGAGATTCATTGCTGATTTTTCCTTCTAGAGAATTGGCCTCTGTAGAGCCCACAATCTTATAGGTCATCTCGTCATCATATTCCATATCAAGAAGGGTGACATTGCAACCAATGCTAATGGTATCCAAATCGACCTCTTCTTCAACAACAACTTCGGCATTCTTTAGAAGAGTCTCCAGCTCCTCAATTCTTGCCTCAATATCTCTTTGCTCGTCCTTTGCTGCATCATACTCTGCATTCTCTGACAAGTCTCCCTGTTCTCTTGCTTCCTTAATCTTTCCAGCAATCTCTTTTCTCTGGTTTACCTTAAGGTCTTGTAATTCCTCCTCATATTTCTTTAAACCTTCATAGGTCAAAATATGCTTCTTATCCGCCATTTTTTTCTCCTTATAAGCGCAACTATGCGTTAATTATATCGAAATATTATACCTTTAGGACATAGGAATGTCAAGAAAACAACTGCTTTAAGAGCTTTTCAAGCTCTACATAACTTTCAATATGGTTGACTTGATTTCGAAATGCAGAAGATCCCTTCATCCCATGAGTATACCACGCAATATGCTTTCTCATTTGTCGTATGCCCATATACTCCCCATCGTACTCTATTTGCATTCTTGTCTGTCGCAAGATCATATCTGCAATCTCAGGAAGCGAAATGGGATCCATCTTTGTGCCATCCTCTAAGTATTGTAACACCGCCCGAAATATCCAAGGATTTCCCTGTGCACCTCTGGCAATCATCACCCCATCACAACCTGTCTCTTCCACGAGTTGCTTTGCTGATGGTCCATCGATCACATCACCATTTCCAATGACAGGAATCGACACTGCCCGCTTGACATCGGCAATAATTCTCCAATCCGCCTTGCCAGAATAATATTGCTCTCTTGTTCTTCCATGCACAGCAATGGCCGATACTCCTGCTGCCTGAGCAGCTTTTGCCACCTCCACGGCATTGATATGTTGTTCATCAAAGCCCTTTCGTATTTTGACAGTCACTGGCTTTTTTACCTTAGATACCATATTTTGTAATATTTGATAGACCAAGTCCGGATTTTTCATTAATGCCGATCCCTCATGATTATTGACAATTTTGGGCACTGGACATCCCATGTTGACATCAATCATATCCCACGGTCCGTCTTCAATTTGATGAGCAATATCTCCCATCAATTCGGGGTCTGAACCAAAGAGCTGAATGGCCAATGGATTTTCTCTCTCATCCGACTTCATCAATCCAAAAGTATTTTTATTTTTATAAGAAATGGCCTTTGCACTGACCATTTCTGTGCACACAAGAGAGCATCCTTGCTCTTTACAGAGCAGACGAAATGGCAGGTCTGTCACCCCTGCCATTGGTCCAAGACATAAGCCTCCCTCGATGTTTATATCTCCAATCTTAAACTGTAACTTCATCAATATCTTGTTTCAAAAATACAACACGGTAGTAGAGCTCTAATTGCTCCATCAGCTCTTCCTTTTCCCTTTGAAATTTTGAGATATGTAAACCGCTCTCAATTTCATCAAAGAGATAATCGCCATCATCTACACGAACGGTAAATTTGATATTGCCTTTCTCATCAAATTCTACTGTGAAAATTCCACCTGCCTCTTCGGCAAAAGTCACACACATCATTTGCAACTCATTCCGAATGGACTCTGGCAATTGAGCAAAATCCGGATTGAAGTAGTACTTTTGCTCATAGGAATTTGCCCCGCATAGCACAACATTTTCTGTTGTTCTATTCAATCCTTCACTCATTTTTAGCGCACCAATAATTTGGCAATTCTGTACTGATCCTCAGAAATGTCCTTCTTCATTGCCAATGCTTCCTGAATATCATAATCTACATACTCGCCATGGCGATAAGCAATGACACGATTTGACTTTCCTTCAATCAACTTCTCCACAGCCTTTGCACCCATAATCGAAGCATAAACTCTGTCCTTGCAAGTTGGTGCACCACCTCTTTGCATATGTCCAAGGATGGTTGCTCTCGTTTCAATTCCTGTTGCTGCCTCAATTCTCTTTGCCATAGAATTTGAATGTCCAATTCCCTCGGCATTGATAATGATGTGATGCTTCTTTCCACGCTTTCTGTTTTCAATAATGCGGTTGATCAATGCCTGCTCATCGCCATCATAGTGCTCTGGCAAAAGAATATCTTCTGCACCATTGGCAATACCACACCACAATGCAATATATCCTGCACTTCTTCCCATAACCTCGATAATACTGCATCGCTCATGAGATGTCGAAGTATCTCTAACCTTATCAATAGCTTCCATAGCTGTGTTTACTGCTGTATCAAAACCAATGGTATAATCTGTGCAGGCAATATCTAAGTCAATGGTGCCTGGAAGTCCAATGGTATTGATGCCAAGTGCTGAAAGTTTTCCTGCTCCTTGGAATGAACCATCACCACCAATAACTACAATTCCATCAATGCCATGTTTTCTACAAATCTCAGCACCCTTTTGCTGACCTTCTGCAGTCACAAATTCCTTACATCTTGCTGTGTATAAGATGGTTCCACCGCGATGAATAATATCTGCAACACTGGTTCCATCCATATCTACAATCTCTTCTTCCAAAAGACCTGCATAACCTCTCATAATTCCCTTTACAGTGATACCATTATGGATTGCTGTGCGGACAACGGCACGAATAGCCGCATTCATTCCTGGTGCGTCACCACCACTTGTTAATACACCAATTGTTTTAATTGCTTTTGACATATCTATAGCCCTCCTCATTGATAACTAACTCAATATGCTTTTCATTCTAATTCATTTTTACAGCGTTTTCAAGCGTTTTGTTACTATTTTGACATTTTCTTGACCAAGTATTTCCTCAAACCTCGATTTTAAGCCATCTGTAAGAGCAATTAAATATCTCTCTCCAAGAAATTTTTTTGCATGCTCCTTCTTGAGATAAATATAAACTCCGTCTATTCCACTTTGAGCTTGCTGTAAAATCTCCGTCATCTCTTTCTCTCGGGCAGCAAAATCCTCTTTATCGGCATATTGCAGCCACAATTCCTTGCCCGTCTGATCAAATGGCAATATTTTTTCGCCAATCAGCTGTCCAACCCCATCTTCTTGGATCTGTACACGCCCCTCAACATACACTCTCGCTTCCTCGTTGAGGTACTTTTTAGTCTGCTCATAGATTTTTGGAAATACAATGACTTCAACACTCCCCACCATGTCTTCCAACTCGACAAAGGCCATCATCTGCATCTTCTTTGTCATCATTTTTTTCATGGATGTAATCATTCCACCAATAATCACTTTTTGACCATCACTCAGTTTTGCTTCATTGCTCTCCTCATCAATGGCAAAGTCACTGGTTTTTGCTGTCACATTTTTTTCCATCTCATCAGCATAATCTTCCAAGGGATGACCGCTAATATAGATACCGAGAGTCTCCTTTTCAAAGAGTAAAATTTGTTCTCGACTCAATTCTTGGACCTCAGGCATTTGAACTTGAAAGCTTTTTTTATCTTCTTCTGTGGCAAAATCAAATAGTGACATCTGTCCCGAAATCACATTTTTTTGATTTTTGCTCTTGTTATTAAGAACTTGAGATACAATCTGCAATTTTTGATTTCGATTGCCCTCTAAGCTATCCACTGCACCCGATTTAATAAAGTTTTCTAGTGTTCGCCGATTGACCTCTTTATTACTTGTCCTCTCCACTAAATCCTCAAGAGAATGAAACTTTCCCCCTTCTTTCCTTATGCGTATAATTTCATCAGACACCGAAATGCCCACACCTTTAATTGCTGACAGTCCAAAGCGAATGCCCCCCTCAGCCACTGAAAATTTGCTCTCTCCCTCATTGATATCTGGTGGCAAAATGGCAATGCCCATCTGTCTACAGCTCAAAATGTACTCGGACACCTTTGTTGTATTGTCCATCACTGATGTCAAAAGAGAAGCCATAAATTCCTTTGGATAATAATACTTTAAATAGGCCGTCTGATAAGAAATATAGGCATAGCAAGCGGCATGAGACTTATTAAAGGCATACTTAGCAAAATCAATCATTTCGTCAAAAATTCGATTGGCCACATCTTCCTTTATTCCATTGGCAATGCATCCTTTTACACCCTCTTCCTCGTTGCCATAGACAAAGTTTTTTCTTTCTTTTTCCATGACCGATGCCTTCTTTTTGCTCATCGCTCGGCGAACCATATCACTTCTGCCCAGTGTATATCCTGCCAAATCTCGAACAATCTGCATTACCTGCTCCTGATAAACAATGCATCCATAGGTCGGTGATAAAATGCTCTCAAGCTGTGGACAATCGTAGACAATTTCTCCTCGGTGATCCTTTCCCTTAATATACTTTGGAATAAAATCCATTGGACCTGGACGATATAAAGAAATGCCCGCAATCACATCTTCTAAAGACTCCGGACGAAGCTCCTTCATAAAGCTTTGCATGCCACTGCTCTCAATCTGAAATACACCCTCGGTCTTTCCTGTACATATCGCATCATAGACCTTTTTATCATTGTAATCAATGGCTAACATGTCCAGCTTTTTGCCATAATTTCTTTCAATTTGATCTACGGTATTTTGAATAACGGTCAATGTGCGAAGCCCCAAAAAGTCCATCTTCAATAGGCCAAGTTCTTCCAAGGTAGTCATCGTAAATTGTGTGGTGATCGATCCATCACTCGCTCTAGAAAGTGGAACATACTCATCCACTTCTTTTTTAGAAATCACAACACCTGCGGCATGCATGGAGGAATGTCTTGGTAGTCCTTCCAATTTTCTACTCATATCCACAAGATTTTTAATTTCTGGATCGCTCTCATAAACTTCCCTAAATTCCTTGCTCAATTTTAAGGAAAGATCAAGCGTAATCCCCAGCTCCTTTGGAACTAACTTCGCAATTTGGTCGCACTTTGCATAGGGAATGTCAAGAGCCCTTCCGACATCTCGAAGAACACCCTTGGCCGCCATGGTACCAAAAGTCACAATCTGGCACACACGATCTTTTCCATATTTTTCAACAACATAGTTAATTACTTCCTGGCGACGTTCATAACAAAAATCCACATCAATATCTGGCATGGAAACTCGCTCTGGATTTAAAAATCGCTCAAATAGAAGCTGATATTTGAGTGGATCAATGTCGGTGATGCCAAGGCAATAAGAAACAATGCTTCCTGCTGCCGAACCTCTTCCCGGTCCCACTGCAATGCCATGAGATTTTGCATAGTGAATATAATCCCACACAATCAAAAAATAATCCACATATCCCATTTTTTCAATGATGCCAAGCTCATACCGCATTCGCTCCCAGATTTCATCATTAGCATCGTGATATCTTCTTTTTAATCCTTCTTCACAAAGCTTTGAAAGATAGGAAACTGCAGTCTCGTTTTCTGGCACAGGATATTCTGGCAACTTCGTCACTCCAAATTCGATCTCTACATTACAGCGGTCAGCAATTTTTTGTGTATTTTCAATTGCTTCTGGAGCATAGGGAAAGATTTCTTTCATCTCTTCCTCGGACCGCAAATAAAACTCTCCCTCTTTGTAACGCATACGGTCTTCATCCATCACCTTTTTTGCTGTCTGTATGCACAGCAAGATGTCATGTGCCTCCCAGTCCTCCTTATTGATGTAGTGAACATCATTGGTGACCACAAGGTCAATTCCTGTCTCCTTACTCAGTCTGACCAACTGTTGATTGACAATCTTTTGTTCAAAAATCCCATGGTCTTGTAATTCCAAGAAAAAGTTTCCTTCTCCAAAGATATCTCGATACTCCAATGCCTTTTTCTTTGCCTCATCATAGAGACCTCTTGCCAAAAGTTTGGGTATCTCTCCCGCAAGACAGGCCGAAAGAGCAATGATGCCTTCATGGTATTCTCTCAACAGTTCAATATCTATTCGTGGTTTATAATAAAAACCTTCCACAAATCCCTTAGATACAATTTTCATCAAGTTGGCATAACCTGTATTATTTTCTGCCAAAAGAATCAAATGATAGTAGCGATCTCCACTATTTT
This region of Lachnospiraceae bacterium oral taxon 096 genomic DNA includes:
- a CDS encoding DNA polymerase III subunit alpha; this encodes MAFTHLHTHTEYSLLDGSSKIKELVRRAKDLGMDSLAITDHGVMYGVIDFYRAAKEVGIKPILGCEVYVAPGSRFDRENRENSGDRYYHLILLAENNTGYANLMKIVSKGFVEGFYYKPRIDIELLREYHEGIIALSACLAGEIPKLLARGLYDEAKKKALEYRDIFGEGNFFLELQDHGIFEQKIVNQQLVRLSKETGIDLVVTNDVHYINKEDWEAHDILLCIQTAKKVMDEDRMRYKEGEFYLRSEEEMKEIFPYAPEAIENTQKIADRCNVEIEFGVTKLPEYPVPENETAVSYLSKLCEEGLKRRYHDANDEIWERMRYELGIIEKMGYVDYFLIVWDYIHYAKSHGIAVGPGRGSAAGSIVSYCLGITDIDPLKYQLLFERFLNPERVSMPDIDVDFCYERRQEVINYVVEKYGKDRVCQIVTFGTMAAKGVLRDVGRALDIPYAKCDQIAKLVPKELGITLDLSLKLSKEFREVYESDPEIKNLVDMSRKLEGLPRHSSMHAAGVVISKKEVDEYVPLSRASDGSITTQFTMTTLEELGLLKMDFLGLRTLTVIQNTVDQIERNYGKKLDMLAIDYNDKKVYDAICTGKTEGVFQIESSGMQSFMKELRPESLEDVIAGISLYRPGPMDFIPKYIKGKDHRGEIVYDCPQLESILSPTYGCIVYQEQVMQIVRDLAGYTLGRSDMVRRAMSKKKASVMEKERKNFVYGNEEEGVKGCIANGIKEDVANRIFDEMIDFAKYAFNKSHAACYAYISYQTAYLKYYYPKEFMASLLTSVMDNTTKVSEYILSCRQMGIAILPPDINEGESKFSVAEGGIRFGLSAIKGVGISVSDEIIRIRKEGGKFHSLEDLVERTSNKEVNRRTLENFIKSGAVDSLEGNRNQKLQIVSQVLNNKSKNQKNVISGQMSLFDFATEEDKKSFQVQMPEVQELSREQILLFEKETLGIYISGHPLEDYADEMEKNVTAKTSDFAIDEESNEAKLSDGQKVIIGGMITSMKKMMTKKMQMMAFVELEDMVGSVEVIVFPKIYEQTKKYLNEEARVYVEGRVQIQEDGVGQLIGEKILPFDQTGKELWLQYADKEDFAAREKEMTEILQQAQSGIDGVYIYLKKEHAKKFLGERYLIALTDGLKSRFEEILGQENVKIVTKRLKTL
- the dusB gene encoding tRNA dihydrouridine synthase DusB, producing the protein MKLQFKIGDINIEGGLCLGPMAGVTDLPFRLLCKEQGCSLVCTEMVSAKAISYKNKNTFGLMKSDERENPLAIQLFGSDPELMGDIAHQIEDGPWDMIDVNMGCPVPKIVNNHEGSALMKNPDLVYQILQNMVSKVKKPVTVKIRKGFDEQHINAVEVAKAAQAAGVSAIAVHGRTREQYYSGKADWRIIADVKRAVSIPVIGNGDVIDGPSAKQLVEETGCDGVMIARGAQGNPWIFRAVLQYLEDGTKMDPISLPEIADMILRQTRMQIEYDGEYMGIRQMRKHIAWYTHGMKGSSAFRNQVNHIESYVELEKLLKQLFS
- the greA gene encoding transcription elongation factor GreA; this encodes MADKKHILTYEGLKKYEEELQDLKVNQRKEIAGKIKEAREQGDLSENAEYDAAKDEQRDIEARIEELETLLKNAEVVVEEEVDLDTISIGCNVTLLDMEYDDEMTYKIVGSTEANSLEGKISNESPVGRALLKKRVGDIVEVETQAGPIKYKVLDIHRV
- the pfkA gene encoding 6-phosphofructokinase gives rise to the protein MSKAIKTIGVLTSGGDAPGMNAAIRAVVRTAIHNGITVKGIMRGYAGLLEEEIVDMDGTSVADIIHRGGTILYTARCKEFVTAEGQQKGAEICRKHGIDGIVVIGGDGSFQGAGKLSALGINTIGLPGTIDLDIACTDYTIGFDTAVNTAMEAIDKVRDTSTSHERCSIIEVMGRSAGYIALWCGIANGAEDILLPEHYDGDEQALINRIIENRKRGKKHHIIINAEGIGHSNSMAKRIEAATGIETRATILGHMQRGGAPTCKDRVYASIMGAKAVEKLIEGKSNRVIAYRHGEYVDYDIQEALAMKKDISEDQYRIAKLLVR
- the lysS gene encoding lysine--tRNA ligase, with amino-acid sequence MADTNQQNEKEITTEELNHILQARRDKLAALQAEGNDPYQITKFDVTHHSQEIIENFETLETKEGQEPILVRIAGRLMSKRVMGKASFCHIQDKEGKIQSYVARDAIGTDEYAAFKKLDIGDIVGVEGTVFKTKTGECSIHAVKVVLLSKSLKPLPEKFHGLTDTDTRYRQRYVDLIMNPEVKDTFIKRSRIISEIRKFLDGENFMEVETPMLVSNAGGAAARPFNTHYNALDEDVKLRISLELYLKRLIVGGLERVYEIGRVFRNEGVDTRHNPEFTLMELYQAYTDYNGMMDLTERMFRHLAQTVCGSTTIPYAEAMIDLGKPFERITMIDAVKKYAGVDFDAIETLEEARAIAKEKNITFEERHQKGDILNLFFEEFVEEKLIQPTFVTDHPVEISPLTKKKPSDPSKVERFELYIYGREMANAYSELNDPIDQRERFAAQEAAFAAGDDEANHTDEDFLNALEIGMPPTGGIGYGIDRLVMLLTNSPAIRDVLLFPTMKSLSKPAGEGSEKEADENKAEESKTGFFTPNNQIDFSNVKIEPLFEESVDFETFSKSDFRAVKVKDCAAVPKSKKLLQFTLDDGSGKDRTILSGIHAFYEPEELIGKTLIAITNLPPRAMMGIESCGMLLSAVSEFKEGDGEELHLLMVDNHIPAGAKLY